The Mytilus galloprovincialis chromosome 4, xbMytGall1.hap1.1, whole genome shotgun sequence genome contains a region encoding:
- the LOC143072952 gene encoding zwei Ig domain protein zig-8-like isoform X3, whose protein sequence is MELNILGIITFELLMTVSAIHIPTSVIEPSVDEVYVTEGDTATLVCSVTWPGKLIVIWTRVSDGNPLTVGTLVYTYDERISIQHSRKNDWNLLIRNVKLYDAGKYVCQVNGKGIFATGTVLLKVNVSAIPIPTPAFKPSAEEVYVTEGDTATLVCSVKWPGRLFVIWIRNFGVQLLTVEESVVIPDSRISIQHATGANDWNLVLKDVKPDDAGKYVCEVYGYSIRKMVLLQVNAVNDDEEDTNSTYIAVKDQYID, encoded by the exons ATGGAATTAAATATACTTGGAATAATTACATTTGAACTCCTTATGACAG TTTCAGCGATACATATCCCTACTTCTGTTATTGAACCTTCAGTAGACGAAGTATATGTTACTGAGGGGGATACAGCCACATTGGTTTGTTCTGTTACGTGGCCAGGCAAACTCATT GTTATCTGGACACGAGTATCTGATGGGAATCCATTAACTGTTGGAACATTAGTGTATACCTATGATGAAAGAATATCGATTCAACATTCAAGAAAAAACGATTGGAATTTACTTATAAGGAATGTCAAACTCTACGATGCAGGAAAATACGTATGTCAAGTAAATGGTAAAGGAATTTTCGCTACAGGAACGGTTTTACTAAAAGTTAATG TTTCAGCGATACCAATTCCTACTCCTGCTTTTAAACCATCAGCAGAAGAAGTATATGTTACTGAGGGGGACACAGCCACACTGGTTTGTTCTGTTAAGTGGCCAGGCAGATTATTT GTGATCTGGATACGTAATTTTGGTGTACAACTATTAACTGTTGAAGAATCCGTGGTGATTCCTGATTCACGTATATCCATTCAACATGCAACAGGAGCAAACGACTGGAATTTAGTTCTAAAGGATGTCAAACCAGACGATGCAGGAAAGTACGTATGCGAAGTTTATGGATATTCAATTAGGAAAATGGTCTTACTTCAAGTAAATGCCGTCAACG